From the Sinorhizobium garamanticum genome, one window contains:
- a CDS encoding M10 family metallopeptidase C-terminal domain-containing protein, whose translation MTSYTVRSGDPLSVIAARYNTTVEDLARANNIKNPNTWTGQKLLIPDGFEPARTGGTSGNDTITGRSGSDTLNGGAGNDRVSGGDGNDAIIGGQGADALYGGAGADKFVFKSQMDSTTTSRDTIYDFNYAAGDRIDLSAIDANTAAAGNQAFVFIGSSAFSGKAGELRYVKQDSDTYVYADLNGDKKADFLLHLDDPLTITASYFLL comes from the coding sequence ATGACATCCTATACTGTAAGAAGCGGCGATCCCCTCAGCGTCATTGCAGCCCGCTACAACACTACCGTCGAGGATCTCGCAAGGGCGAACAATATCAAAAATCCTAATACCTGGACGGGCCAAAAGCTTCTGATCCCTGATGGCTTCGAGCCAGCGCGCACCGGCGGAACATCCGGCAATGACACAATCACAGGAAGGTCCGGCAGCGACACATTAAATGGTGGCGCGGGCAACGACCGGGTCTCCGGCGGTGACGGCAACGACGCGATCATCGGCGGACAAGGCGCCGACGCTCTTTACGGCGGTGCCGGTGCAGACAAATTCGTCTTCAAGTCACAGATGGACTCAACCACAACGTCGCGCGACACGATCTATGATTTCAACTATGCCGCTGGCGATCGAATAGATCTCTCGGCAATAGACGCCAATACCGCTGCAGCGGGGAACCAGGCCTTTGTCTTCATCGGTTCTAGCGCATTTAGCGGAAAGGCCGGCGAACTGAGATATGTGAAGCAAGATAGCGACACCTATGTCTATGCCGACCTCAACGGGGACAAAAAGGCTGACTTTTTGCTGCACCTGGATGATCCGCTGACGATCACTGCAAGCTACTTCCTCCTCTAG
- a CDS encoding tripartite tricarboxylate transporter TctB family protein, which yields MNKGNHPSVETRRPDRAALIIAVVLAVIAGLIFWDVSRLTGLAGYSQVGPTTVPYVIACCLVGLAVWTAIEAVRGDFGHERERQESGPVLWIVGGLAAQMLLLNTLGFSIATGILFAMTARGFGKRMLWLTVPVGIALSFVVWLIFAKLLQLSLPAGPLERLFF from the coding sequence ATGAACAAGGGGAACCACCCTTCCGTCGAAACGCGCCGCCCGGACAGGGCGGCGCTCATCATCGCCGTCGTGCTGGCCGTGATCGCCGGCCTGATCTTCTGGGACGTCTCCCGCCTCACCGGGCTCGCCGGCTATTCGCAGGTCGGGCCGACGACGGTCCCTTACGTGATCGCCTGCTGTCTCGTCGGGCTCGCCGTCTGGACCGCCATCGAAGCGGTGAGAGGCGACTTCGGTCACGAGCGAGAGCGCCAGGAGTCCGGGCCGGTCCTCTGGATCGTCGGTGGCCTCGCCGCCCAGATGCTGCTGCTCAACACGCTCGGCTTTTCGATCGCAACCGGCATTCTTTTTGCCATGACGGCGCGCGGCTTCGGCAAGCGCATGCTCTGGCTCACCGTGCCGGTCGGCATCGCCTTAAGCTTCGTCGTCTGGCTGATCTTCGCCAAGCTCCTGCAATTGTCGCTGCCCGCAGGGCCGCTTGAACGCCTGTTCTTCTGA
- a CDS encoding tripartite tricarboxylate transporter permease yields the protein MGTFDFLLQGLLVAAQPMNLVYALIGVTLGTAVGVLPGIGPALTVALLLPVTYKLDPGGSLIMFAGIYYGGMYGGSTTSILLNTPGESSSIVTALEGNKMARAGRGGPALATAAIGSFVAGLIATLALAFIAPYIVKLALVFGPREYFALMVLAFVTVSSAFGDSTLRGLTSLFVGLTLACIGIDQLTGQTRLAFGVPDLLDGIEVTTLAVAMFAIGETLYIAAQGDRGPDKVEAVKGSVWMSATDWARSWKPWLRGTAIGFPIGAMPAGGAEIGTFLSYAAEKRLTKHPEEFGNGAIEGVAGPEAANNASAAGTLVPLLTLGLPTTATAAIMLAGFQQYGLQPGPLLFATNPQLVWGLIASLLIANFMLLVLNLPLIGLWVKLLTIPKPWLYAGILLFATLGTIGANPSVFELGMLLAFGLLGYVMRVFGYPIAPVVVGLILGPLAEQQLRRALSISQGDITVLFTSPIAAVLLVIAALALIVPLILRARGRGQVLAQLAASED from the coding sequence ATGGGTACTTTTGATTTCCTGCTGCAGGGGCTGCTGGTCGCTGCCCAACCGATGAACCTCGTCTATGCGCTGATCGGCGTCACGCTCGGCACCGCGGTCGGCGTTCTTCCTGGCATCGGCCCAGCCCTGACGGTGGCGCTGTTGCTGCCCGTCACCTACAAGCTCGATCCGGGCGGCTCGCTGATCATGTTCGCCGGTATCTACTACGGCGGCATGTATGGCGGATCGACCACTTCGATCCTGCTCAACACGCCTGGTGAAAGCTCGTCCATCGTCACGGCGCTCGAGGGCAACAAGATGGCGCGCGCCGGACGCGGTGGCCCGGCCTTGGCGACCGCGGCGATCGGCTCGTTCGTTGCCGGTCTGATCGCGACGCTGGCGCTCGCTTTCATCGCGCCGTACATCGTCAAGCTCGCACTCGTCTTCGGCCCGCGCGAATATTTCGCGCTGATGGTGCTGGCTTTCGTCACGGTTTCCTCCGCCTTCGGAGACTCGACGCTCCGCGGCCTGACCTCCCTCTTCGTCGGTCTGACGCTTGCCTGCATCGGCATCGACCAGTTGACTGGCCAGACGCGCCTTGCCTTCGGCGTGCCCGACCTGCTCGACGGCATCGAGGTGACGACGCTTGCCGTCGCCATGTTCGCGATCGGAGAGACGCTTTACATCGCCGCCCAGGGCGATCGCGGCCCGGACAAGGTCGAAGCCGTCAAGGGCTCGGTCTGGATGAGCGCGACGGACTGGGCGCGCTCGTGGAAGCCCTGGCTTCGCGGCACTGCCATCGGCTTTCCGATCGGCGCGATGCCGGCCGGCGGCGCCGAAATCGGCACCTTCCTTTCCTATGCGGCCGAAAAGCGCCTGACCAAACATCCGGAAGAGTTCGGCAATGGCGCGATCGAAGGCGTTGCCGGACCGGAAGCGGCCAACAACGCGTCTGCCGCCGGCACGCTGGTGCCGCTGCTCACCCTCGGCCTGCCGACGACGGCGACTGCGGCAATCATGCTGGCCGGCTTCCAGCAATACGGCCTCCAGCCGGGACCGCTATTGTTTGCCACCAACCCGCAACTCGTCTGGGGCCTGATCGCGAGCCTGCTCATCGCCAACTTCATGCTGCTGGTCCTGAACCTGCCGCTGATCGGCCTCTGGGTGAAGCTCCTGACCATCCCGAAGCCGTGGCTCTACGCGGGCATTCTCCTCTTCGCAACGCTCGGCACGATCGGCGCCAACCCGTCGGTGTTCGAACTCGGCATGCTGCTAGCCTTCGGCCTGCTTGGCTACGTCATGCGCGTCTTCGGCTATCCGATCGCGCCGGTCGTCGTCGGCCTGATCCTTGGGCCGCTCGCCGAACAACAACTGCGCCGGGCGCTTTCGATCAGCCAGGGTGATATCACAGTGCTCTTCACCTCGCCGATCGCGGCGGTGCTTCTGGTCATCGCCGCCCTCGCCCTTATCGTGCCGCTCATCCTGAGAGCGCGTGGGCGCGGCCAAGTGCTAGCGCAACTCGCCGCCAGCGAGGACTGA